Within Chelatococcus sp. HY11, the genomic segment GAAGGAGTTCGGAATCCGCGCCAAGCAAAGCGGTGAACAGGTTACCTTTACCTTCCAGGGCGTCAGCAAGACGGTCGGCAAAAGTTCGGCGGAAATCGCGAAATATCTCCAGGACATCGGCAACCAGAAGTTTGCCGGCGCCATGGACGAGCAGATGAAGACACTCGGCGGCGCGCTGTCGAATGCGGAAGACGCGATCGCTCGCTTTCAGCGGGAGATCGGGCGCGGCGGCTTTTCCGATGCGGTCAAGGAGGCGGCTGACAGCCTCGCGCAGTTCCTGTCATCGAACGGGGATCTGGCGCGGGGAATAGGCGCCGTGCTCGCCGAAATCACCCGCACCGGGACGCAGATCGGCAATGAGGTCGCCGGCATCGTCACCCGGGTGATCAAGCAGGTGGAGGATCTGCGCCAATGGGCTGAGTCACTAAGCGCGCTCGGCGGCGGCATTCTCGGTGGCGCGAAGACGGGGGCGGATGCGACATCGTCGCAGTTGGGTGGATACTTCCAGCAGTTCGATGACTTCATGACCGACCTGCTCGGCCCAAAGCTTGACGCGCTCGTTGCTGATCTTGCCAACAGCCTGATTGGCGGCTTCGTCGGAGCCTATGAGGCGGTTGTCGCATCATGGGGCCAGTTGCCGGCGGCCTTTGGCCAGTTGGGCGCCGGTGCCGGTAATGCGTTGCTGTCCGGCCTGGAGACCATGGTCAATACCGCCATTGGCTGGATCAATGCCATTATTCGCGCCGTCAACACGGTGGGCGGCAGCCTTTCGGAGGTCGGCACCGTCCAGTTCAAGCGCTTCGAGTCCGGCGCCTCCGAGGCCCTGGGAAACGTTGGCGAGGCCGCGAAAAAGGCTTTCACCACGGCGATGAACACCGACTATGTCGGCTCAGCCGCCCAGGCCGTGAAGGGCCTGGTGAAGCCGGTCGCTGATCTCAAATCCGCCTACGAGCTCGCGGGCGCCGAAAATCAGCGCTTCGCCGGCCGGCTGTCCATGATGGAGGCCGACAAACAGGCGAAGTCCATGGGCTCCCTCGCGAGGGCGACCGACGCCGCGGGAAAGGCCGCGGGTGGCGCCGCCAAGGGCGCGAAGGAGGCCGCCAGCGCCTATGAGAACCTGCTGCAACGCACGCAGGATCGTATCGAAGAGCTGGAGATGGAGCGGCGCTATGTCGGGCAGACCACCGATGCGGTGATCAAGCTGAAGCTCGCCCACGATCTTGAACGGGCCGCGAAGAAGAGTGGCATCGAAGTCACGGCCGATATGCGGCGGGAATGGGACCTGCTCGGCGATGGTCTCGCTGGCGCCACGCGCCGCCTTGAGGACGCGAAAGAGGCGCTGAAAGAGATCCAGGAGGCGCAGAAATTCGTCGGTGGCCTCTTCGAGAACTTCATCGGCGACCTGATCTCCGGCTCCGGCAAGCTGGAAGACGCGCTGAAGGGCCTGGCGGACACGTTCCTGAAATCAGGCCTTCAGGCGCTTCTCACTGGTGAGGGGCCTCTTGCCGGGATTCTTGGCGCCAGCGCGACCGAGAAGGGCCAGCAGGGTGGGCTCGTCGGCATGTTGATGGGCAATGATGTCAAGCTCTTCCGTGAGACGATCGCGAAGGGGACGTCCGATGGCCTGAAGGACTTCGGGAATTATATCGGTCCGCGCACCAGCGACGAAGCGGCGGCGGGGCTCATCAATGGTACCGGCATTAGCGGCAAGGAACTGATGGGTGGCATCACAGCGCTCGCTAGCATTGGCGCTGCTTATGGTAGCGGCTTGTCTTCCGGAAGCCCAATGATGGGAGCTGCGACGGGAGCGCTTAGCGGCGCGCTTGGTGGCGCGATGGCGGGGATGGCTATCCCTGTGATTGGGCCGATTGTCGGCGCGATCATCGGCGGCGTTCTTGGTGGGGGCTCGGGCTTCCTCGGCGGCTCATCCGCGCAGAAGCAGAGGAAGGACGAGCTCAAACGCCAGGCGGAAGAAAACTACCAGGCCGCAAAGCCGCAAGTCGCGCAGCTTGGGCAGCTCTTCCGCGGCGACGACCTTGGCAACATCCAGCAGCAGATTCAAGCCGGCATCGACAAGCTCAACGAGTTGGGTCCGGTGCTCGTCAATGCGGGTCATGTCGATGAGCTGATCGCCCTGCAGAACGATTACAACACCTTCGTCAGCCGGATGAAGGACGAATTCCGGGCTGACTTTGACGGCACGATCGAGGAACTGCGCGCCGGGCTGGGGGCGCAGGGTCCGTTCAAGCAGGCATCCGACGCGGTGAAGCAGTTCGGCGACAGCGCCAAGACCTTCATTGCCGATACGAAAACGGCCTTCGGGGATGGCGCTTGGCAGATCGACGCCGCCCGGGATGCCTCGATCGCCTACGCTCTGTCGATGCTCGATCAGGCCAAGACGCTCACGGAAGTGCAGCAGTCCATCCAGTCGATCAACGGCACGGCAGCAGGCCTGTCGAAGGTGCTTCAGGATCTCGGGATGTCGGCGGAAGATGCCGCCAACGCCATCAACCAGCGCGTCGGCGCGGCAATGGATCGGCTGCGGTCGGCCTTCACCGATGGCCTTGAGCGGCGCCTCAATGAGGCGAGTGATCGCGGTTATATCAATGAGATCAGCGATCAGATCGCGCAGTACCGCAAGGATTTGTCGGATGCGGCGGCGCTCGGGCTCGATGGCGCGCTCGCGGCCAAGGTTTTCGCGGCCGAAGCCCAGCAGATCGTCAATGGCGCCGAACTCGCGGGCGACGCCTTCAACGCCCTCGTGCAGCAGTTCCCGGAGCTGGCCGGCGTCGTGAAGGAGTTCTCGCAGGCGCTCGCCGACATGGGCAACGACCTCGCTGCCATCGCCCAGCGCCAGCAAGGCTACTACGATCGCATCTTCAACGCGGCCAACGACAACAGCACGCTGGAAGGCGCCTTGAAGGCCTTCGACCGCCAGGCGCAGCGCGAGCGTGAAGCGGAAGTGAAGGCCGGCGGGCAGGCTATCACCGATCTCGAGCTTGCCCTTGCCGCCGAGCGCGTGAAGATCGTCAATGACTTCGCGGCCAAGGCCAAAGCGGCTGAGCAGCAGGCGGCCGAACAGGCGGCGCGCGCGGCACAGCAGAAGGTCGACGAAGCGCAGCGCGCGGTCGATGACGCTCGCTCGGATCTTCAGCGGGCCTATGAGCAGCAGGCGTCAAGTATCAGAGCGATTGTGACCCGCCTGGAGGGCGTCTCCGCATCTATTCGTAAGATCAGAAATGATCTGCGCTTCGACGACGCGTTGTCGCCTTACAACGATCGTCAGCAACAGAAAGAAGCCGAAGCGCTCTATCAAGACGTGAGAGCGAAGGCCCTTGCCGGCGATCAGACGGCGATGGACCAGCTGGCCGACGCAGCGCGCCGGTATCTGGAGGAATCGAAGGCCTATTACGGTTTCAACGAGGTCTATGCCCGGATCTTCGAGGAGGTGCAGTCGACCCTTGAGGCTGTCGGCAGCAAGGCGCAATCGGAACTCGACATTGCCCGCGCGCAGCTCTCGGCGCTCGACGCGCAGGTCAGCGGCCTACTCACCGTCAACGACAGCGTGCTGACGGTGGCGGCGGGCATCGAGAAGCTGAATGCGGCGGTGGCCGCCTTGGCGGCGGCGCAGGCGGCGCAGATCGGCAACGGCACGGGCACGCCCGACCAGCGCACGGCCTATGTCACCTCGCTCTACCAGAAATACTTCGGCCGCCAGCCCGATCAGGCGGGCCTTGATTTCTGGGTGAAGTCGGATCTCTCGACGTCGCAGCTCGACCAGGCTTTCGCCGATG encodes:
- a CDS encoding tape measure protein, translating into MDLSSARAVARSELHFVSEGAEKAISDAEKVAASQEKVGRSADVVAITTDKASKSILSAEGSYKRLLTSVDKQFRAQSQLASGQARLDRAFEQGVIDAREYDRVMGLMQQRFTVLRADNDNYAASVGGLGARLGLLGGAFAAAAAAAAGITQVLSPGAVLAVSREFENLEASLRTVTGSAENAKTAMGFIDDFAVRTPFNLQQVTEAFIRLKSLGLEAGEDALTSYGNTASAMGKPIMQMIEAVADAVTGEFERLKEFGIRAKQSGEQVTFTFQGVSKTVGKSSAEIAKYLQDIGNQKFAGAMDEQMKTLGGALSNAEDAIARFQREIGRGGFSDAVKEAADSLAQFLSSNGDLARGIGAVLAEITRTGTQIGNEVAGIVTRVIKQVEDLRQWAESLSALGGGILGGAKTGADATSSQLGGYFQQFDDFMTDLLGPKLDALVADLANSLIGGFVGAYEAVVASWGQLPAAFGQLGAGAGNALLSGLETMVNTAIGWINAIIRAVNTVGGSLSEVGTVQFKRFESGASEALGNVGEAAKKAFTTAMNTDYVGSAAQAVKGLVKPVADLKSAYELAGAENQRFAGRLSMMEADKQAKSMGSLARATDAAGKAAGGAAKGAKEAASAYENLLQRTQDRIEELEMERRYVGQTTDAVIKLKLAHDLERAAKKSGIEVTADMRREWDLLGDGLAGATRRLEDAKEALKEIQEAQKFVGGLFENFIGDLISGSGKLEDALKGLADTFLKSGLQALLTGEGPLAGILGASATEKGQQGGLVGMLMGNDVKLFRETIAKGTSDGLKDFGNYIGPRTSDEAAAGLINGTGISGKELMGGITALASIGAAYGSGLSSGSPMMGAATGALSGALGGAMAGMAIPVIGPIVGAIIGGVLGGGSGFLGGSSAQKQRKDELKRQAEENYQAAKPQVAQLGQLFRGDDLGNIQQQIQAGIDKLNELGPVLVNAGHVDELIALQNDYNTFVSRMKDEFRADFDGTIEELRAGLGAQGPFKQASDAVKQFGDSAKTFIADTKTAFGDGAWQIDAARDASIAYALSMLDQAKTLTEVQQSIQSINGTAAGLSKVLQDLGMSAEDAANAINQRVGAAMDRLRSAFTDGLERRLNEASDRGYINEISDQIAQYRKDLSDAAALGLDGALAAKVFAAEAQQIVNGAELAGDAFNALVQQFPELAGVVKEFSQALADMGNDLAAIAQRQQGYYDRIFNAANDNSTLEGALKAFDRQAQREREAEVKAGGQAITDLELALAAERVKIVNDFAAKAKAAEQQAAEQAARAAQQKVDEAQRAVDDARSDLQRAYEQQASSIRAIVTRLEGVSASIRKIRNDLRFDDALSPYNDRQQQKEAEALYQDVRAKALAGDQTAMDQLADAARRYLEESKAYYGFNEVYARIFEEVQSTLEAVGSKAQSELDIARAQLSALDAQVSGLLTVNDSVLTVAAGIEKLNAAVAALAAAQAAQIGNGTGTPDQRTAYVTSLYQKYFGRQPDQAGLDFWVKSDLSTSQLDQAFADAKAAGAMRLGGIVGAYARGGLIGNGIFDVDSVIARYAGGGNIALAGGEYVMPAHQTRANLPVLEAMRTGRAPANDDSAKEEIRALRSEVANLTGVVQQLLGQNVEASRATASAVNKQTVAIERQAIGRR